The Arctopsyche grandis isolate Sample6627 chromosome 10, ASM5162203v2, whole genome shotgun sequence genome window below encodes:
- the LOC143917747 gene encoding uncharacterized protein LOC143917747 has product MFVTSALISSDIQINYIDRQYNESGGQLGSSTKVIAEEVKNKIKFESSVNLIESISNIFGTVKCDNMISSMLSVLFKNLSNHMQIYDEPIKDNTIKNCLHNDTIKIFDDDDFSTVNTTVDTGTFDFTLTWISVLKSAVYEMDSFESFCDCKQIEKNHYNCLIYNRFLNGLKCSFDRMNSESADILNLTEIIEDLAQKRYNDCTMQLNFPSYLYNDYKPNPILQVLATTFRAIVEAIKIS; this is encoded by the exons atgtttgttaCTAGCGCTTTAATCTCATccgatattcaaataaattatattgatcGACAATATAATGAATCAGGAGGACAACTAGGATCATCCACAAAAGTTATAGCCGaagaagttaaaaataaaataaaattcgaatctTCGGTTAATTTGATCGAGTCTATTTCAAAT ATATTTGGAACTGTTAAATGTGATAATATGATTTCATCAATGCTATCTGTGCTCTTTAAAAATCTCTCTAATCATATGCAAATATATGATGAGCCAATTAAAGATAATACAATCAAAAATTGTTTACATAATGATACGATTAAGAtttttgatgatgatgattttagtACTGTAAATACAACTGTCGATACTGGAACATTTGATTTCACCTTAACATGGATCTCGGTATTGAAGTCTGCCGTCTATGAAATGGATTCTTTTGAATCATTTTGTGATTGTaagcaaatagaaaaaaatcattacaattgtcttatttataatagatttttGAATGGTTTGAAATGTAGCTTTGATAGGATGAATTCTGAG TCTGCTGATATTCTCAATTTGACGGAAATAATAGAAGATTTGGCACAGAAAAGATATAATGATTGTACGATGCAACTGAATTTCCCAAGTTATTTGTATAATGATTATAAACCAAATCCAATTTTACAAGTGTTGGCAACAACTTTTAGAGCAATCGTCGAAGCAATCAAAATTTCAtga